One window of the Zea mays cultivar B73 chromosome 3, Zm-B73-REFERENCE-NAM-5.0, whole genome shotgun sequence genome contains the following:
- the LOC103650745 gene encoding BTB/POZ domain and ankyrin repeat-containing protein NPR5: MEDTLKSLSMDYLNLLINGQAFSDVTFSVEGRLVHAHRCILAARSLFFRKFFCGAAAADQAAAPGALLLDHLSPRSPSGGASSSSPRGGAGGAGASAAAAPGAVIPVNSVSYEVFLLLLQFLYSGQVSLVPQKGDPRPGCGERACWHTHCAAAVDLALDTLAAARSFGVEELALLTQKQLAGMVEKASIEDVMKVLMASRKQDLHQLWTTCSHLVAKSGLPPEVLDKHLPIDVVAKIVELRLKSSMSRRSPFLAHHHPHHHPAAGGMEASSAADIDEHHKIRRMRRALDSSDVELVKLMVMGEGLNLDEALALHYAVENCSREVVKALLELGAADVNHPAGPAGKTPLHVAAEMVCPDMVAVLLDHHADPNVRTVEGVTPLDILRTLTSDFLFKGAVPGLAHVEPNKLRLCLELVQSAAMVMSREDAHTAVNPAAAPMYGEPSGGGAVYSASGTSSSMVNLSLDNRMVYLNLGMDAQFGKMDDGGDGDDGGGRGQGGPPSLFSPHGYH, translated from the exons ATGGAGGACACCCTCAAGTCGCTGTCCATGGACTACCTCAACCTGCTCATCAACGGGCAGGCCTTCAGCGACGTCACGTTCAGCGTGGAGGGCCGCCTGGTGCACGCGCACCGCTGCATCCTGGCCGCGCGCAGCCTCTTCTTCCGCAAGTTCTTctgcggcgccgccgccgccgaccagGCCGCCGCGCCCGGCGCGCTGCTGCTGGACCACCTCAGCCCGCGCTCCCCGTCCGGcggcgcctcctcctcctccccgcgcggcggcgccggcgGCGCGGGAGCCTCCGCGGCAGCGGCGCCGGGCGCCGTCATACCCGTCAACTCCGTCAGCTACGAGGTGttcctgctgctgctgcagtTCCTCTACAGCGGCCAGGTGTCCCTGGTGCCGCAGAAGGGGGATCCCCGGCCGGGCTGCGGCGAGCGCGCGTGCTGGCACACGCActgcgccgccgccgtcgacctCGCGCTCGACACGCTCGCCGCCGCACGCTCCTTCGGGGTCGAGGAGCTCGCGCTGCTCACCCAG AAGCAGCTGGCCGGCATGGTGGAGAAGGCGTCGATCGAGGACGTGATGAAGGTGCTGATGGCGTCGCGGAAGCAGGACCTGCACCAGCTGTGGACCACGTGCTCCCACCTCGTGGCCAAGTCCGGGCTCCCCCCTGAGGTGCTGGACAAGCACCTCCCCATCGACGTGGTGGCCAAGATCGTGGAGCTCCGCCTCAAGTCCTCGATGTCCCGCCGCTCGCCGTTCCTCGCGCACCACCACCCGCACCACCACCCGGCGGCGGGCGGCATGGAGGCCTCGTCCGCGGCCGACATCGACGAGCACCACAAGATCCGCCGCATGCGCCGCGCGCTCGACTCCTCCGACGTGGAGCTGGTGAAGCTGATGGTGATGGGCGAAGGGCTGAACCTGGACGAGGCGCTCGCGCTGCACTACGCCGTGGAGAACTGCAGCCGGGAGGTGGTGAAGGCGCTGCTGGAGCTCGGCGCCGCCGACGTGAACCACCCGGCCGGCCCCGCCGGGAAGACGCCGCTGCACGTCGCCGCCGAGATGGTGTGCCCGGACATGGTCGCCGTGCTGCTAGACCACCACGCCGACCCCAACGTGCGCACCGTGGAGGGCGTGACGCCGCTGGACATCCTCCGCACGCTCACCTCCGACTTCCTGTTCAAGGGCGCCGTGCCGGGGCTGGCGCACGTGGAGCCCAACAAGCTCCGGCTCTGCCTCGAGCTGGTGCAGTCGGCGGCCATGGTCATGTCCCGCGAGGACGCGCACACGGCGGTCAACCCCGCGGCCGCGCCCATGTACGGCGAGCCTTCCGGAGGCGGCGCCGTGTACAGCGCGAGCGGCACCAGCTCGAGCATGGTGAACCTCAGCCTGGACAACAGGATGGTGTATCTGAACCTAGGGATGGACGCGCAGTTCGGCAAGATGGACGACGGCGGCGACGGTGATGACGGCGGGGGCAGAGGGCAAGGGGGCCCGCCTTCTTTGTTCTCCCCGCATGGCTACCATTGA